A single region of the Thermococcus paralvinellae genome encodes:
- a CDS encoding DUF4932 domain-containing protein — translation MKRTLLLMMLLIFATISNSFVIAGEISQKVTSNIFVEVDPRVELVEIIFYFTDWGKMQGFPIGYEQGYRYLEDINACLSKYRFHRAVKLAQKAFESGMAYDAIPYFALFLDRETFEKAKPWDDYIISRVGGNVTLLNELAEAVRDFAEESNFWEFYKNHKSLYERAISNYLSSVNLENITKTEEQFFGENVKEWCIVLQFSQWGHSYGSHFDTPDGKIVYGLLGVCGIIYDSTPEFCRALVHEFAHSFVNPTVERYFDLFENYSLLYEPVWPKMGRMAYGNWKVMLDETFVRAFEAYYINMTKGDFSARRFLAQQRALGFYFIHDIYDAYLRYCENRDRYKTFEDFMPELAEVIRGVYNRTFGDKINELENGDYVYSFMKHSKSGRIVIVYGTINPDRSGNEHDKQLAELIWRSLAHRGYNVTVRADINVTEKDLKSYLILIGGPVANNVTRHVNDLLKVRFIKKNGEYVLYSEYTNRTYFSEDVGVFEIVRNPWNKSKLMILIAGITRDGTFVPYTPDILHYCIYNGNWRDIGYLEDKMVVKVGI, via the coding sequence ATGAAAAGAACATTACTCCTTATGATGTTGCTCATTTTTGCCACAATATCGAATTCATTTGTAATTGCGGGGGAGATTTCTCAAAAAGTAACTTCCAATATCTTTGTTGAAGTTGATCCGAGAGTAGAGCTAGTTGAGATAATTTTCTACTTTACAGATTGGGGAAAGATGCAAGGTTTTCCTATTGGATATGAACAGGGGTACAGGTACTTGGAAGACATAAATGCCTGTCTTTCAAAATATAGATTTCACAGAGCTGTAAAGTTGGCTCAAAAAGCTTTTGAGAGTGGAATGGCATATGATGCAATTCCTTACTTTGCTCTTTTCTTGGACAGGGAAACATTTGAGAAAGCCAAGCCATGGGACGATTATATAATTTCAAGGGTTGGTGGAAATGTAACTCTCTTAAATGAGCTTGCAGAGGCAGTTAGAGATTTTGCAGAGGAGAGTAATTTTTGGGAGTTTTACAAAAATCATAAATCTCTTTATGAGAGGGCAATTAGCAATTATTTAAGCTCGGTAAATCTAGAAAATATAACAAAAACTGAGGAGCAATTTTTTGGTGAGAACGTTAAAGAATGGTGCATAGTTCTTCAGTTTTCCCAGTGGGGTCACAGCTATGGGTCTCATTTTGATACTCCAGATGGAAAAATTGTTTATGGTCTCTTGGGAGTTTGTGGGATTATATATGACAGCACTCCAGAGTTCTGCAGAGCTTTAGTTCATGAGTTTGCCCATTCTTTTGTAAATCCTACTGTTGAGAGATATTTTGATTTGTTTGAAAACTATTCCCTTCTTTATGAACCTGTTTGGCCTAAAATGGGAAGAATGGCATATGGTAATTGGAAAGTTATGTTGGATGAGACTTTTGTCAGAGCATTTGAGGCATACTATATCAATATGACGAAGGGAGATTTTTCTGCTCGTAGATTTCTTGCCCAACAGAGAGCATTAGGATTCTACTTTATCCACGATATCTATGATGCATACCTTAGGTATTGTGAGAATAGGGATAGATATAAGACTTTTGAAGACTTCATGCCAGAGCTTGCTGAAGTTATTAGAGGTGTTTACAATAGGACTTTTGGAGATAAGATAAATGAGCTTGAAAATGGGGACTATGTGTACAGTTTTATGAAGCATTCAAAAAGCGGCAGGATTGTTATAGTTTATGGGACAATAAACCCTGATAGGAGTGGCAACGAACATGACAAGCAGCTTGCTGAGCTTATTTGGAGAAGTCTCGCCCATAGGGGCTATAACGTAACTGTAAGGGCTGATATAAACGTTACAGAGAAGGATCTAAAGTCTTACTTAATTTTGATTGGGGGTCCGGTAGCTAATAACGTTACGAGACACGTTAATGATCTCCTAAAAGTTAGATTCATAAAAAAGAATGGAGAATATGTGCTTTATAGTGAATATACTAACAGGACATATTTCTCTGAGGATGTAGGAGTTTTTGAAATTGTGAGGAATCCTTGGAATAAAAGCAAGCTCATGATTTTGATTGCAGGAATTACTAGGGACGGAACTTTTGTTCCTTACACCCCTGATATACTCCATTATTGCATCTATAATGGCAACTGGAGGGATATAGGATACTTAGAAGATAAGATGGTAGTGAAAGTTGGGATATAA
- a CDS encoding DmpA family aminopeptidase gives MKAPDLGIKIGFYEHGKRNSITDVKGIKVGHVTLIRGEGKLIPGKGPVRTGVTVILPHEGNIFKEKLLANVFVMNGYAKPVGLTQIRELGTIETPIALTNTLSVYTVADALTDFMLEQNEDIGVTTGSVNPVVLECNDSYLNDLRGKHVKKEHVFEAIKNASKDFEEGSVGAGTGMSSFEFKGGIGSSSRVVEIEGKKYTVGALVLNNFGKREDLTIAGVPVGWELKDYPGRGKPSKGSIIMILATDAPLTARQLYRLAKRAVVGLARTGGYAYHGSGDIALAFSTAQRIKHYQREEFEIKMLPDARLNRLFKAAAEVTEEAIINSLLQAKTMTGRDNHIRYALPHDKLIEIMKKYGRLER, from the coding sequence ATGAAAGCTCCAGACCTAGGAATTAAAATTGGATTTTATGAGCATGGAAAAAGGAACTCAATAACTGACGTTAAAGGCATTAAAGTTGGCCATGTAACTCTAATTAGGGGAGAAGGAAAGCTCATTCCTGGAAAAGGTCCAGTCAGAACAGGAGTTACGGTTATTCTACCACATGAAGGGAATATCTTCAAAGAGAAGCTCTTAGCAAATGTCTTTGTAATGAATGGCTATGCAAAGCCCGTAGGACTGACTCAAATTAGAGAACTTGGTACAATTGAGACTCCAATAGCTTTGACAAATACTTTAAGCGTTTATACTGTTGCTGATGCCTTAACAGACTTTATGCTTGAGCAGAATGAAGATATAGGAGTTACAACTGGTTCAGTTAATCCCGTCGTTTTAGAGTGCAACGATTCCTATTTGAACGACCTCAGAGGAAAGCACGTGAAAAAAGAGCATGTCTTTGAAGCAATAAAAAACGCAAGTAAAGATTTTGAAGAAGGCTCAGTAGGGGCAGGAACAGGAATGAGCTCATTTGAATTTAAAGGCGGAATAGGTTCTTCTTCAAGAGTCGTTGAGATTGAGGGTAAGAAATACACAGTGGGTGCTTTGGTTTTGAACAATTTTGGGAAGAGAGAGGATTTAACAATTGCCGGAGTTCCTGTCGGCTGGGAGCTTAAAGACTACCCCGGAAGAGGAAAGCCAAGCAAAGGGAGCATCATAATGATTCTCGCAACAGATGCTCCTCTGACAGCAAGGCAGCTCTACAGGTTGGCTAAGAGGGCTGTAGTCGGCTTAGCGAGGACTGGAGGCTACGCCTATCATGGAAGTGGTGATATAGCCCTAGCATTTTCAACAGCTCAAAGGATAAAGCACTATCAAAGAGAGGAGTTTGAAATAAAAATGCTCCCCGATGCAAGGCTCAACAGACTGTTTAAAGCAGCTGCTGAAGTAACTGAAGAAGCGATAATCAATTCTCTCCTCCAAGCAAAGACAATGACTGGAAGAGATAACCATATTCGCTATGCTCTTCCCCATGATAAGCTGATTGAAATTATGAAAAAGTACGGGAGATTAGAAAGGTGA
- a CDS encoding deoxyribonuclease IV, with product MKIKIDRLRFGTAGIPLSTPKPSTITGIQRVRELGLDAMELEFVRGVNISPELAKKIKYVAQKHDILLTAHAPYYINLNAAEKSKVEASKKRIIQSAERLHEAGGWSVVFHAGYYLKQPPETVYEKIKNEIKDIVRQLQDKGIKIWIRPELTGKPTQFGELRELIRLSQDVEMVLPAIDFAHAHARHKGKLNTAEEWREMLALIEHELGREALDNMHIHVSGIHYTEKGEKHHLNLQESDLRWEDLLKVLKEFKVKGVVISESPNIEGDAILMKKKYEQIKV from the coding sequence ATGAAGATTAAGATAGACAGACTAAGGTTTGGGACAGCTGGGATTCCGCTCTCAACACCAAAACCTTCAACTATTACTGGAATTCAAAGAGTTAGAGAGCTTGGCCTGGATGCAATGGAACTTGAGTTTGTGAGAGGAGTGAACATTTCCCCCGAACTGGCGAAGAAGATAAAGTATGTTGCTCAGAAGCACGATATTCTTTTAACGGCTCATGCTCCCTACTACATAAACCTCAACGCTGCAGAGAAAAGCAAGGTTGAGGCAAGCAAGAAGAGGATTATTCAAAGTGCCGAACGTTTGCATGAAGCTGGAGGTTGGAGTGTTGTGTTCCATGCTGGTTACTATCTCAAACAACCTCCGGAGACGGTGTATGAAAAGATTAAAAATGAAATTAAGGATATTGTCAGGCAACTCCAAGACAAAGGAATAAAGATTTGGATAAGGCCAGAACTCACAGGAAAGCCAACTCAGTTTGGTGAGCTCAGAGAGCTGATAAGGCTGAGTCAGGATGTAGAGATGGTATTGCCGGCTATAGACTTTGCACATGCACATGCAAGACACAAAGGAAAGCTCAATACAGCAGAAGAGTGGCGTGAAATGCTTGCCCTGATTGAACATGAACTCGGGCGAGAAGCTTTAGACAACATGCACATCCATGTAAGTGGAATTCACTATACAGAGAAGGGAGAAAAGCATCATTTGAACCTTCAGGAGAGCGATTTGAGGTGGGAGGACTTACTTAAAGTACTGAAAGAGTTCAAGGTGAAGGGTGTCGTTATAAGTGAAAGTCCCAATATTGAAGGGGATGCAATTTTGATGAAAAAGAAATATGAGCAGATAAAAGTCTAA
- a CDS encoding DUF373 family protein, whose translation MAIDRDDDFGVKAGVKGPVIGRDACIDAALKLSLADPEDSDANVVYAAVKLRDELKESSEFEDVEVALITGHHDVGVKSDLELSKQLDEVLKVFPADGVIPVTDGAEDEQIFPILSSRVPIISSRRIVVKQSESIETTYYIIYRYLREILSDPEVAKVVLGIPGLILLLYGIAKLISVKYPQSIQIVSATVTGTILFIVGFYFFTKGFRIRVSLKETITKGFIEFISIIAGLLIMVAGAINAYLNLEYVAMEELGGLPGTQLIAALLYLNILKTPFVTGLGVMVLGRILQAYLRKDSHIWYYITGLLLLPALWITIDLTTLYAMSTVSPYLLQFFIKKVVMAIADVVVGTLIGIYLREKVKGWEKIEIGESVEGV comes from the coding sequence TTGGCAATTGATAGAGATGATGATTTTGGTGTTAAGGCCGGGGTAAAAGGACCGGTTATTGGGCGAGATGCATGTATAGATGCTGCTCTCAAGCTCAGCTTAGCTGACCCTGAGGACAGCGATGCCAACGTTGTTTACGCTGCTGTTAAGCTCCGTGATGAGCTTAAAGAGAGCAGTGAATTTGAGGACGTTGAGGTTGCTCTCATTACTGGTCATCATGACGTTGGGGTAAAGAGTGATTTAGAATTAAGTAAACAGCTTGATGAAGTTCTGAAGGTCTTTCCTGCTGATGGTGTTATTCCCGTCACAGATGGGGCTGAAGATGAGCAGATTTTTCCAATTTTAAGCTCTAGAGTCCCAATAATAAGTTCACGTAGAATTGTTGTTAAGCAGAGTGAGAGCATTGAGACTACTTATTACATAATATATAGATACCTGAGGGAAATTCTCAGCGATCCAGAAGTTGCTAAAGTGGTCTTAGGAATTCCCGGCTTAATTCTACTTCTGTATGGAATAGCTAAGCTTATCTCAGTTAAGTATCCCCAGAGCATTCAAATTGTTTCAGCAACAGTTACAGGCACAATTCTCTTCATAGTTGGTTTCTATTTCTTTACGAAGGGCTTTAGGATACGTGTCTCTCTGAAAGAAACAATAACAAAAGGTTTTATTGAGTTCATATCAATTATAGCAGGTTTGTTGATAATGGTGGCAGGTGCCATAAATGCGTACCTTAATTTGGAGTATGTAGCAATGGAAGAGCTTGGTGGTTTGCCTGGTACTCAATTAATCGCAGCCCTACTCTATCTGAATATATTAAAGACCCCATTTGTCACTGGATTAGGCGTAATGGTTTTAGGAAGAATTTTACAGGCATATCTAAGAAAAGACTCTCACATTTGGTACTACATCACTGGTTTGCTTTTACTTCCAGCTTTGTGGATTACTATTGACTTAACGACCCTTTATGCAATGTCCACAGTATCTCCATATTTGCTCCAATTCTTTATCAAAAAAGTCGTGATGGCAATAGCTGATGTTGTTGTCGGAACTTTAATTGGAATTTACCTTAGGGAGAAAGTTAAAGGATGGGAGAAAATTGAAATTGGAGAAAGCGTTGAAGGAGTATGA
- a CDS encoding MTH1187 family thiamine-binding protein, producing MAIIEFVIVPLGELSLSKYVAEVVKLLEKKGVKYQLTPMGTIIEVPTVSEGLRIIEEAHELMFKLGAKRVSTTIRIDDRRDKKVKMEDKVKSVLEKAQEG from the coding sequence ATGGCAATCATAGAGTTCGTCATAGTACCCCTTGGAGAGCTTAGTCTGAGCAAGTACGTTGCTGAAGTAGTAAAGCTTTTAGAGAAGAAGGGTGTAAAGTATCAACTGACACCTATGGGGACTATAATTGAAGTTCCTACAGTTTCAGAAGGTCTTAGAATAATTGAGGAGGCTCATGAGCTCATGTTTAAGCTTGGGGCAAAAAGGGTCTCAACAACAATTCGAATTGATGACAGAAGAGATAAAAAGGTTAAAATGGAAGATAAAGTGAAGTCAGTGTTAGAGAAAGCTCAGGAGGGTTGA
- a CDS encoding TIGR00296 family protein: MYKIKDEWGEFLVKLARRAIEEYLKSGKIIKPPKDTPEDLWEKMGVFVTLNRYGVPKQTALRGCIGFPLPIYPLVEATIKAAIYAAVEDPRFPPVTLDEMDNITVEVSVLTPPELIEGPPEERPKKIKVGRDGLIIEKGIYSGLLLPQVPIEWGWDEEEFLAETCWKAGLPPDCWLDPDTKVYKFTAEIFEEEYPRGPVKRKPLVPEE; the protein is encoded by the coding sequence ATGTACAAAATCAAAGATGAGTGGGGAGAGTTTCTAGTTAAGCTCGCAAGGAGAGCAATTGAAGAGTATTTAAAGAGTGGAAAAATTATTAAACCTCCAAAAGACACTCCAGAAGATCTTTGGGAAAAGATGGGAGTTTTTGTCACTCTCAATCGTTATGGTGTTCCAAAGCAGACGGCACTCAGGGGATGTATTGGATTTCCCTTGCCAATCTATCCCCTCGTTGAAGCTACAATAAAAGCGGCTATATATGCAGCTGTTGAAGACCCTCGCTTTCCTCCGGTAACTTTGGACGAGATGGACAACATAACAGTTGAAGTCAGTGTTTTAACTCCTCCCGAGTTAATTGAAGGGCCTCCAGAAGAAAGACCAAAGAAAATTAAAGTGGGACGAGATGGTTTGATAATTGAAAAGGGCATCTATTCAGGACTTTTGCTACCCCAAGTACCTATTGAATGGGGCTGGGATGAGGAAGAATTTTTAGCAGAAACCTGCTGGAAGGCTGGTCTGCCTCCAGACTGCTGGCTTGATCCAGATACAAAGGTTTACAAATTCACAGCGGAGATATTTGAGGAGGAATACCCAAGAGGTCCCGTGAAGAGGAAGCCATTAGTCCCTGAGGAGTAA
- a CDS encoding RsmB/NOP family class I SAM-dependent RNA methyltransferase, translating to MELFYRITLHELIADILTLIDERELSSKNALERVFKRVSGRDREKARGLAHAYVFEIEKWRKKIDFIVNSVLKGSKIEDLDLYLANLIRIGVFEMKFKGVNPAIATDSVVRAVKEKYDLAKAKFVNALLREVENFNLEKALKKLKEKDRIEYLSVKFSHPRWYVEYAIELLGYEDAVRLMLSNNRAQRYYVRVNPLKTDIDSLADYLQEHNVRVARTPVDDVLKILEYKTPITRLEWYKQGYFVIQDLASAYVAHVLSPEKGEKILDLAAAPGSKTFHVAHLMENTGEIIAVDYSLERLNKMREKMKILGVTNVKLVHADGMKFKDKEEFDKIILDAPCSSSGTYRQFPEVKWRFDEKKIQRVIQVQKAMLRNAYRNLRVGGEMTYSTCSIRIDENEENVKYAINKVGFELVNYPFSWGERGFLEIGDKVFRAWTHLHDCNSFFIAKLKKE from the coding sequence ATGGAGCTGTTTTATCGCATAACTCTTCACGAGCTCATAGCTGACATACTAACATTAATTGATGAGCGTGAGCTCTCTTCAAAAAATGCTCTTGAGAGGGTTTTTAAGCGAGTTAGCGGAAGAGATAGGGAAAAAGCCCGCGGACTGGCTCATGCTTATGTATTTGAAATTGAAAAATGGAGAAAGAAAATTGACTTCATAGTGAACTCTGTTCTCAAAGGCTCAAAAATTGAGGATTTGGATCTTTATTTGGCCAATTTAATCAGAATCGGCGTTTTTGAAATGAAGTTCAAGGGAGTTAATCCTGCCATTGCTACTGATTCCGTTGTTAGGGCTGTTAAGGAGAAGTATGATTTGGCAAAGGCTAAGTTTGTGAATGCTTTGCTTAGAGAAGTGGAGAATTTTAATCTCGAAAAAGCTTTGAAAAAGCTGAAAGAGAAGGACAGGATTGAGTATTTAAGTGTTAAGTTCTCCCATCCAAGATGGTACGTTGAATATGCAATTGAGTTGCTTGGCTATGAAGATGCAGTAAGACTGATGTTGAGCAATAACAGAGCTCAGCGCTACTATGTGAGGGTGAATCCTCTCAAGACTGATATTGATAGCTTAGCTGATTATTTGCAGGAGCACAATGTTAGGGTTGCTAGAACTCCAGTTGATGACGTTCTCAAGATTTTAGAATACAAGACTCCAATTACGAGGCTTGAATGGTACAAGCAAGGCTACTTTGTCATTCAAGACTTAGCTTCAGCTTATGTTGCTCATGTTTTAAGCCCAGAAAAAGGTGAGAAGATTTTGGATTTGGCAGCTGCTCCAGGTAGCAAAACATTCCATGTTGCTCACCTGATGGAAAACACGGGGGAGATAATAGCTGTTGATTATTCTTTAGAAAGGCTCAACAAAATGCGTGAGAAGATGAAGATCCTGGGAGTTACAAATGTTAAGCTTGTTCATGCTGATGGGATGAAATTCAAGGATAAAGAGGAGTTTGATAAAATTATCCTTGATGCTCCGTGCTCAAGTTCGGGCACTTACAGACAGTTCCCAGAGGTGAAGTGGCGCTTTGATGAGAAGAAAATCCAGAGGGTTATCCAAGTGCAGAAAGCGATGCTGAGGAATGCTTATCGCAACCTAAGGGTTGGTGGGGAGATGACTTACTCAACCTGCTCAATCAGAATTGATGAAAATGAAGAGAACGTTAAATATGCAATAAACAAGGTGGGTTTTGAGTTGGTCAATTATCCCTTTAGCTGGGGTGAAAGGGGCTTTTTAGAGATTGGAGATAAAGTTTTCAGAGCTTGGACTCATCTGCACGACTGCAACAGCTTTTTCATTGCGAAATTGAAGAAAGAATAA
- a CDS encoding DNA polymerase domain-containing protein encodes MILDTDYITKDGKPIIRIFKKENGEFKIELDRDFQPYIYALLEDDEAIEEVKKITTKRGNKIVRVLKAEKVQKKFLGRPIEAWKLIFEHPQDVPAIREKIREHPKVIDIFEYDIPFAKRYLIDKGLIPMEGEEELKLLAFDIETFYHEGEQFGEGEIIMISYADENEAKVITWKKIDLPYVEVVSSEREMIKRFIQIIREKDPDVLITYNGDNFDLPYLIKRAQKLGLRLFISRDKEHPEPKIQRMGDRFAVEIKGRIHFDLFPVVRRTINLPTYTLEAVYEAVLGKKKTKLEAAEITAIWESEEGMKELAKYSMEDAKATYELGKEFFPMEAELARLIGQSVWDVSRSSTGNLVEWFLLRIAYQRNELAPNKPSDEEYQRRLRTTYLGGYVKEPERGLWGNIVYLDFKALYPSIIVTHNVSPDTLQREGCKNYDVAPIVGYKFCKDFKGFIPSILEELIETRTKIKKEMKATIDPVKKKMLDYRQKAVKLLANSILPNEWIFVLENGHPRFLPIGELVDRRMEANSEKVKIVDGSEVLEVSSLWTISFDRSSKKARLSKIKAMIRHRYKGKAYKITLSSGRSIKITQGHSLFTVKGSEIREVTGDELKEGDVIIIPKRFKVNGREMFVILPRLFALLPSEDTEDIILTIPAKGRKNFFRGMLRALRWIFGEEEKRIRTFNRYLFHLEELGFVTIKPRGFEVINWEGLKKYKRLYEILNQKAKYNGNKGEYFIRFNDLRDVIEEFPLEELAEWKIGTLNGFRMKSIVKLDKHFARFLGYYVSEGSARMQRNQRGGFSYTVRLYNENEEILRDMEHVSKVLFGEVKKTEKYVEISKKVVYLIVKAMCGIGAENKRIPEPIFLAPEELRWEFLHAYFLGDGDVHPSKRLRLSTKSELLANQLVFLLNSLGISSIKLGFDSGVYRIYINEDLPFLRTGRQKNSYYSNLIPKEVLEAVFGKRFQKNMSFAKFKELVEKGELDWEKARLIEWLIEGDLALDRVESVEEFPYEGYVYDLSVEEDENFLAGFGWLYAHNSFYGYMGYPKARWYSKECAESVTAWGRTYIEMTIKEIEEKFGFKVLYADTDGLYATIPGTNAETIKKKAKEFLKYINSKLPGLLELEYEGFYVRGFFVTKKRYALIDEEGKIITRGLEVVRRDWSEIAKETQAKVLEAILKDGSIEKAVEIVKKVVEDLAKYKVPLEKLVIHEQITKSLDEYKATGPHVAVAKRLKARGVKVRPGMIISYIILKGDKKISERAILLSEYDPKKHKYDPDYYIEHQVLPAVLRILEAFGYRKEDLRYQKTKQLGLGAWLNVKK; translated from the coding sequence ATGATTCTCGATACTGACTACATCACGAAAGATGGAAAGCCAATAATCAGAATTTTCAAGAAGGAAAATGGTGAGTTTAAAATAGAGCTTGATAGGGACTTCCAGCCTTACATTTACGCTCTTCTTGAAGATGATGAGGCTATTGAAGAGGTTAAAAAGATAACAACAAAGAGAGGAAATAAAATTGTCAGAGTTTTGAAAGCTGAAAAAGTTCAGAAGAAATTTTTGGGAAGACCAATAGAGGCGTGGAAACTAATTTTTGAGCATCCACAAGACGTTCCAGCGATTAGAGAAAAAATAAGGGAGCATCCAAAAGTAATCGACATTTTTGAGTATGACATTCCTTTTGCAAAGCGCTATCTCATTGATAAGGGCTTAATCCCGATGGAAGGAGAGGAAGAACTTAAACTTCTTGCCTTCGATATAGAAACATTTTACCACGAAGGAGAGCAGTTTGGAGAAGGGGAAATAATAATGATTAGCTATGCTGACGAGAACGAAGCAAAAGTAATTACTTGGAAAAAGATTGATCTGCCATATGTCGAGGTTGTTTCCAGCGAGAGGGAGATGATAAAGCGCTTTATTCAAATTATCAGAGAGAAAGATCCAGATGTTCTCATAACTTATAACGGAGACAACTTTGATCTGCCGTATTTAATCAAGAGGGCCCAGAAATTAGGACTGAGACTGTTCATTTCAAGGGATAAGGAACATCCAGAACCAAAAATACAGAGAATGGGTGACAGGTTCGCTGTTGAAATCAAGGGAAGAATACACTTCGACCTCTTTCCAGTTGTAAGGAGAACAATAAACTTGCCAACATACACCCTAGAGGCAGTGTATGAAGCAGTCTTAGGAAAGAAGAAAACCAAACTTGAGGCTGCTGAGATAACTGCAATCTGGGAAAGCGAGGAAGGAATGAAAGAGCTTGCAAAATACTCAATGGAAGATGCTAAAGCAACCTATGAACTGGGTAAAGAGTTTTTCCCAATGGAAGCAGAGTTAGCGAGGTTAATCGGGCAAAGTGTTTGGGATGTTTCCCGTTCGAGCACAGGCAACTTGGTTGAGTGGTTTTTACTCAGGATTGCCTATCAGAGAAACGAACTTGCTCCGAACAAGCCAAGTGACGAGGAGTATCAGAGAAGATTGAGGACAACATATCTCGGGGGCTACGTTAAAGAGCCTGAAAGAGGACTATGGGGAAACATCGTATATTTAGATTTCAAAGCTCTATACCCCTCAATCATAGTTACACATAACGTTTCGCCTGATACCCTCCAAAGAGAAGGTTGTAAAAACTATGATGTTGCTCCGATTGTTGGGTATAAGTTCTGCAAAGATTTCAAAGGCTTCATACCATCTATCCTTGAAGAGCTCATCGAAACAAGAACAAAGATAAAGAAGGAGATGAAAGCTACAATTGATCCAGTAAAAAAGAAGATGCTTGATTACAGACAGAAGGCAGTGAAGCTTTTAGCAAACAGCATACTTCCAAATGAATGGATTTTTGTACTTGAAAACGGTCACCCAAGATTCCTCCCCATTGGGGAGCTTGTCGACAGGAGGATGGAAGCCAATTCCGAAAAAGTAAAGATAGTCGATGGAAGTGAAGTTCTCGAAGTTTCAAGCCTCTGGACAATCTCATTTGATAGGAGTTCCAAAAAAGCCCGTCTCTCAAAGATTAAAGCGATGATAAGACACAGGTACAAAGGAAAGGCATACAAGATAACGCTCAGCTCAGGAAGGAGCATCAAGATAACTCAAGGACACAGTCTATTTACGGTTAAAGGAAGTGAAATCAGGGAGGTAACTGGAGATGAACTTAAAGAGGGGGATGTGATCATCATTCCTAAGAGGTTCAAGGTCAATGGGAGAGAGATGTTCGTAATTCTGCCTCGTTTATTTGCTTTGCTTCCATCCGAAGATACGGAAGATATAATTCTCACAATTCCTGCCAAAGGCAGAAAGAACTTCTTCAGAGGAATGCTCAGAGCTTTGAGGTGGATTTTTGGTGAAGAAGAAAAAAGGATTAGAACGTTCAATCGCTATCTGTTTCACCTTGAAGAACTTGGCTTCGTAACGATTAAGCCGAGAGGATTCGAAGTAATTAACTGGGAAGGATTAAAGAAGTACAAAAGGTTATATGAAATACTGAACCAGAAAGCAAAATACAACGGCAATAAGGGTGAGTACTTCATAAGATTCAACGATTTGAGAGATGTCATTGAAGAGTTCCCGCTTGAAGAGCTTGCTGAATGGAAGATTGGAACTTTAAACGGCTTCCGAATGAAGAGTATAGTAAAACTTGACAAGCACTTTGCAAGATTTTTGGGATACTACGTGAGTGAAGGATCAGCAAGGATGCAAAGAAACCAGAGAGGAGGATTCAGCTATACCGTGAGACTCTACAACGAAAATGAAGAAATTCTGAGGGATATGGAACACGTCTCTAAAGTTCTCTTTGGTGAAGTCAAGAAGACTGAGAAATATGTGGAGATTTCAAAGAAAGTCGTGTACTTAATTGTCAAAGCTATGTGCGGAATTGGTGCAGAAAATAAGAGAATACCAGAGCCAATCTTCCTTGCACCAGAAGAGCTAAGATGGGAGTTCTTGCATGCGTATTTCCTTGGTGACGGAGATGTCCATCCAAGCAAAAGACTAAGGCTGTCCACAAAAAGTGAGCTCTTAGCCAATCAGCTTGTGTTTCTCCTCAACAGTCTTGGAATTTCATCAATAAAGCTCGGTTTTGACAGCGGAGTTTACAGAATTTACATCAATGAAGACCTGCCATTCCTGAGAACTGGAAGACAGAAAAACAGCTATTACTCAAACCTAATTCCAAAAGAAGTTTTGGAGGCAGTGTTTGGAAAGAGATTTCAGAAGAACATGAGCTTTGCAAAATTCAAGGAGTTAGTTGAAAAAGGAGAACTTGATTGGGAGAAAGCAAGGCTTATAGAGTGGCTCATTGAGGGTGATCTAGCATTAGATAGGGTAGAAAGTGTTGAGGAATTCCCCTATGAGGGATACGTCTACGATTTGAGTGTCGAAGAGGATGAAAACTTTTTAGCAGGTTTTGGCTGGCTCTATGCCCACAACAGCTTCTACGGTTATATGGGCTATCCAAAGGCAAGATGGTATTCAAAAGAGTGTGCTGAGAGCGTAACGGCATGGGGAAGAACATACATAGAAATGACGATTAAAGAAATAGAAGAAAAATTCGGGTTTAAAGTTCTATATGCAGACACAGATGGTTTATACGCCACAATACCTGGCACCAATGCCGAAACTATCAAAAAGAAGGCTAAAGAATTCTTAAAATACATCAACTCTAAACTCCCTGGATTGCTAGAGCTTGAGTATGAAGGATTTTACGTGAGAGGATTCTTCGTTACAAAGAAGAGGTATGCGCTGATAGACGAAGAAGGTAAGATAATCACAAGGGGACTCGAGGTTGTGAGAAGGGACTGGAGCGAGATAGCAAAGGAAACCCAAGCCAAAGTTTTAGAGGCAATTCTGAAGGATGGTAGTATTGAGAAAGCTGTTGAAATAGTCAAGAAGGTGGTCGAGGATTTAGCAAAATACAAAGTTCCGCTTGAAAAGCTCGTGATACACGAGCAGATAACAAAAAGTTTAGATGAATATAAAGCCACTGGACCACATGTGGCAGTTGCAAAGAGGCTCAAAGCCAGAGGGGTTAAAGTGAGACCAGGAATGATAATCAGCTATATAATCCTCAAGGGAGACAAAAAGATAAGCGAAAGAGCCATTCTGCTGAGTGAGTACGATCCAAAGAAGCACAAGTACGACCCAGATTATTACATCGAACACCAAGTTCTGCCAGCAGTTTTGAGGATTTTGGAAGCTTTCGGATATAGGAAGGAGGATTTAAGATATCAGAAGACTAAGCAGCTTGGATTGGGAGCTTGGCTGAATGTTAAGAAATGA